A portion of the Oxynema aestuarii AP17 genome contains these proteins:
- a CDS encoding 2TM domain-containing protein — MPHSYSQEDVQQILQLALAQQADGGEFSRDRLLEMAHELGISESNLHLAEQQWLGLQGENRDRQAFDQFRRSKFKQSAIKYAIVNSFLVVLNLLTAHTLSWVFWVAGLWGVFLALKGWKTYALEGEEYERAFSAWRLKQQIGQSLGNTISRFLNPERESL, encoded by the coding sequence ATGCCCCATTCTTATTCTCAAGAAGACGTCCAGCAAATTTTGCAACTCGCCCTCGCCCAACAAGCGGATGGAGGCGAATTTTCCCGCGATCGTCTCCTGGAAATGGCCCACGAGTTGGGGATTTCTGAGAGCAACCTTCACCTCGCCGAACAGCAGTGGTTGGGTCTGCAAGGCGAAAACCGCGATCGCCAAGCGTTCGACCAGTTTCGACGCTCTAAATTTAAACAGAGTGCGATTAAATACGCGATTGTCAACTCGTTTTTAGTCGTCCTCAATTTACTCACCGCCCACACCCTTTCTTGGGTGTTCTGGGTCGCCGGACTTTGGGGGGTCTTCTTAGCCCTCAAAGGGTGGAAAACCTACGCCCTCGAAGGCGAAGAGTACGAAAGAGCGTTTTCTGCTTGGCGCCTCAAACAGCAAATCGGTCAATCGTTGGGGAATACTATTTCGAGATTTCTCAACCCCGAACGCGAGTCTTTATAA